ATCGTTCAGGCAGGCCTCGATTTTTTCGGCCAGATACTCTTCGCCGTCATCGATGGCTTCGATCGCAGCCTTTTCATCATCCGCGAACAGCGTCGTAAACGATGTCCAGGCCCGGTGTGCCGCGCCCGCGACAGAGCCGGATGTGGACGGCTCGCCGCCCAGTGTCCGCACATGACTTTGAAATTCCTGGATCAGCGCGGCGCGACGCTCGGCACGGTCACGGAAATTGCTTTGCAGCGCATAGCTGTCATCCGACACGTCAACGCAGGTTTCGTAGCCCTTATGGCTGTCGATCAGCGTCTTGGTCACATCGTTGAGAATATCGATATCATTGGTCATGGTGGCTCTCCTTGAAGGCTCAATTCATGTGCAGTCCGGACGGGCTGCCCGTGTCCTTCACAACGTCCGATTTCGCGAACCCGTTCCAATCGGCTTGACTTGATCCGCCTGCGTCACGACATCCGGTATCGTGCCGACCGATCCGAAAACACCAAGCCTGTCCCTGTCGCAGCATTTCGCGCGCGAAGTCGGCAGCCTGTCTCTGTCCGACACGGACAGCCCGTCAGAGGCGGTCGGCGCGGTACGCCGCGTGCTCGACCGGACGGCGGCCCGCTACGCCCGCGCGACGACCGACCCGCAGCTGCAACGCGCCGGGCAATGGCTGATCGAAATCGTCAAATCCGGAACCGGGCTGATCGACAGGGCCAGCCATGCCGACATCGTCTGGGACGAAGTTGCAGCCAAACCCGGCTTTTCCGTCAAGCTGCGGCCGTCTCTGTTCTATGGCGGGGCTTTGCTGCTGGGCGCGGCAGGTCTGGTGCAGGGTGTCGGTCTCGCCGTCTGGGGCGCATTCGGACTTGCAGCGCTGCATGCGGCCTCGACAATCAATCTGACTCATTTGCCGTTCTGGCCCCGCCCGACGGCAATCGAAGACGCGCAGGGACGCCGACACAAGGCGAGCGCCGTCGTCCGGCTGGATCAGGCCGGACTGATTTCGCAGGTCACCAACTCGCTGAAAACCGCCGATCACATTCTGCTGCGCCTGTCCGCCCCGGTGACGGAGGCGCACTGGCATGACGATCCGCGCCTGACGGCCCTGCTGCAAGGGTTGCTGGAAGCGGGACGGGCCGATGACGAAGCCTACGCGCTGGAACTGGCGCGGCGCGAACTGCCGACCCTGATCGAAGGCGCAGGGCTGCGGCAGGTCGATTATTCGAAAAAGACCGCCGACTGGTTCGACCGTCTGCCTGCCCCCGCATCAGCTGATGAGCCCGGTCTCGCCGCATTCGAAACGGCAGCGCCCGCCCTCGTCACGGATGATGGCCGGGTCGTGCGGCGCGGGACGGTCTGGGTGCGCAGCAGATGACGACACGCAACGCCAAGGACATCGAATTTATCGGCTTCGATCTCGGCCACGGCGAGACCGCGCTCGCCCGCGCTTTTGCGCAGGGCCATTCCGAGCCTGAAATTCTGGAATATCGCGGCACGCGCAGCCTTGTCACGGCGGTCGCCAAGGACGGGCGCGCCGTACGGATCGGCGCGGAAGCGCTCAGCCTGTCCGATGCACGGATCTGGGCGAAGTTCAAATCGCCCGATCTCGACGCGCCGGATGTGCGCGAACCGCTGACCCTGTTCACCAAGGCGCTGGTCGACGGGCTGGCCAAGGACGGCTCGCTGCGCGGCGCGCAGGAAAGCCGCTTTCTGATCGGTTGTCCATCGGGCTGGACCGAAGACACGCGGGAACGCTACCGGAATCTTTTCATGCGCGCGGCCGGGTTGAAACAGGCCCGTATCGTGTCCGAATCGCGGGCTGCGCTGATGACGGCGCTGGAACAGGGCTATCTGTCGATGGACGATGCGCGGGCATCCGTCCTGATCGTCGACATTGGCAGCTCGACGACCGACTTCACCTATTGCCGGGATCTGGAAGCCGACGATGTCGGTCATAATGTGCTCGGCTCCGGCCTGCTGGACCGGGAAATCCTCGACCTCAATCTGTCCCGGCAGCCACAGCGCAAGGCTATCGACGCCCTGTTGAAGGCCCATCCCTCCTATCGGCCCATTCTCGAATATTGGTGTCGCGAGGCCAAGGAAGCCTATTTTACCGGCGAGGACAAACCGGTCGAGATGATCCGTCGGCTGCCCGTTGCGGGCGGGAAGAGCGTTCTGTTCGAAATCCGCATCGACAAGACTGACGCCGATGCCATCCTGTCCAAACCGCTGGTTGCCCTGCATGATTATAGTTGGGCCGGCGCATTCGATTACGCCCTGCGCGAGACGATCGAGCGGTTGGGCGGGCGGGATCCGGACACGGTCCTGCTAACGGGCGGGGCGTCGCGCCTGCCGCTCGTCTTGCCGGCCACGAAAAAGGCCTTTCCGAAGACCCGTGTAATTCGGGGCGCGGAACCGGAATTTGCCATTGCGCGCGGCCTGGCCTGGCTGGGCCGGTTCGAATTCCTCCACGCCAGCTTCAAGTCGGAAGTCGGCGCGCTGATGCAGCCCGACGGTGCCGTGACGGACCTCGCCTCCAAGGCCGCCCTGTCGCTGGGCGAGACCCTGGCGCCGGCTCTGGTGGACGGTCTGACCGAGGATTGCATCAAACCCGCCTTCCGCAGCTGGCGATCCGGCACGATCGCCTCGCTCGATGCGGTCGAAGCGACCTTGACGCAATCGGTCGCGGACTGGTTGCGGTCGGACACGGCGCAGGCCAAGCTGAAGCCCGTCATTGGACGCTGGTTCGCGGGATTACAGCGCGACATCGAGACCATCACCGACCCGCTTTGCCGCGAACACGGCTTGCCCGCCATGGTGCTGAGCCTGGATGACAGCCAGCATGTCAGCCAGCATCTGGAAGGGATGAGCCTGTCCGCCCCGTCCATCGGCCATCTGGAGGCGGATACGGCCCTGCTGGGTACAACATTGGCCGCCATTCTGGTCAGTGCCTTGCTGGCCCATGCTAATCTGTTTGCGCCCTTATTGATGAACCCGCTCGGCCTGTTGATTGGCGGGGCCGTGGCGGGCGGCAGTTTTCTCTATGGCAAACGTGCGCTTGCTGGACGTTTCCGCGGGGCCAAGGTCCCGGTTCTGGCGCGGCAGGTCCTGACGGAAAAGCGCATCGATCAGGCGATCGCCAAGCAGCGACCCGATCTGATTGCCGCCGTGCGCAAAGCCTGGGATGGACACGCCTCGGAACGGTTTTCCGAAGACCTGACCGACATGCTGGGCCGGGCGCTGCTGGATCGCGCCGATGAGCGCGCCGTCCTGTTCCTGATCTGAGGCCTGTTCCTGATCTGAGGGTCGTATTTCGCGCGCAATCGGCGGCGCAGCTATGGCGCAGCGCGCAAAACGTGATAGGGCGCGCCCATGTTCGGGGACCGTATTTTCTATCCGCTGGCAGCCATGGTCATCATCGCCATGGTCGGGCTGGCCCTGTCCTTTGCCGGCAATACGCCTCTGAGCGATCAGGACATCGTCAATGAGGGATTGAGCCTGACCGGACCCGACCTGCTGGCCCTGACGATTTCACCCGGATCGAACGGCACCTATGTCGAGGAAGGCGGCGGCTATATGCGGCTGTCGCAATTCACGCCCAAGGGTGAAGGCCCGGCCTCGATCGGTGTGTTTTTGACGCTGGGTCCGGATTATGAGCGCGCCTTTTCCGGACGCAGGTTGCGCGTCACGCTGCGCGCACGTGCGCCACGCATCGACGCGCTGGAGCAGTTCGAGTCGGCCTATT
This genomic window from Algimonas porphyrae contains:
- a CDS encoding PA2169 family four-helix-bundle protein; this translates as MTNDIDILNDVTKTLIDSHKGYETCVDVSDDSYALQSNFRDRAERRAALIQEFQSHVRTLGGEPSTSGSVAGAAHRAWTSFTTLFADDEKAAIEAIDDGEEYLAEKIEACLNDAAIQPGTRELLQKAYTDAREGERFADALEKAL
- a CDS encoding Hsp70 family protein — its product is MTTRNAKDIEFIGFDLGHGETALARAFAQGHSEPEILEYRGTRSLVTAVAKDGRAVRIGAEALSLSDARIWAKFKSPDLDAPDVREPLTLFTKALVDGLAKDGSLRGAQESRFLIGCPSGWTEDTRERYRNLFMRAAGLKQARIVSESRAALMTALEQGYLSMDDARASVLIVDIGSSTTDFTYCRDLEADDVGHNVLGSGLLDREILDLNLSRQPQRKAIDALLKAHPSYRPILEYWCREAKEAYFTGEDKPVEMIRRLPVAGGKSVLFEIRIDKTDADAILSKPLVALHDYSWAGAFDYALRETIERLGGRDPDTVLLTGGASRLPLVLPATKKAFPKTRVIRGAEPEFAIARGLAWLGRFEFLHASFKSEVGALMQPDGAVTDLASKAALSLGETLAPALVDGLTEDCIKPAFRSWRSGTIASLDAVEATLTQSVADWLRSDTAQAKLKPVIGRWFAGLQRDIETITDPLCREHGLPAMVLSLDDSQHVSQHLEGMSLSAPSIGHLEADTALLGTTLAAILVSALLAHANLFAPLLMNPLGLLIGGAVAGGSFLYGKRALAGRFRGAKVPVLARQVLTEKRIDQAIAKQRPDLIAAVRKAWDGHASERFSEDLTDMLGRALLDRADERAVLFLI